The nucleotide sequence TCTTACCCCCTTTAACCATCCTCTGCCATGACCAGGACAATAATTgtgttcataatttttcttttcatgcatAAAAACTTTTTCTGatatctcagggtcttaagaagTCCAGACTTCTTAGCATGGTCCACTTGATCTAGCTCCTTTTCCTTCACTCCCTCCTCGAACTCTCTCTTGAGTGTCACCAGCTGGACTCCTGCCACACTTTCTCCTATCTTAGCTGTTAGAACTCCTGCTCATAAGGGAGGTCTAAGACCTTCTGCATCCCCATTCTAGGTAGGTCTCTTTCCCATCTTCTCAGCATCAGTTTCAGCCTCATTGAAGAACTTCCACAGAGTTGTCTGTAAACAGTGCCAATGGCAAGCTCTGAATCACCAGTCAGACAGCATTTGGTGCAGCAGTTTCTAGTTACTATTGAATCAGTGTGGGTATCTGAGATTGATGTACACTGAAAGATGTGACTTGTAGATCTTATCCTCCAAATGTCATCTTAGCCTTGTAGTAAGTTGGTTCCATTACCATATACGTGGTGAAAGTAGGGCATTCCCTCAAGTCCAAGAGTTCCTGTAAGCTCAGGAACTGACAGTTCAGTCAGCTggtatttatataccacaaaGCAAATCCCTACAGTTGAGCAAGATTTGCTAAATTACTATTTGATAGTTAAGAGGACAGATTAACACCTTAATCTTCTAAAACTGGTTGCTGAATTTATTCTCTAGTGGTCACAgtagcttttatttacttttttaaaagatttatttacttgagaaaaagTGAgcgggaaggaaagaaaatctgaagcagactctacactgagcatagagaccaatgtgggactcactCCCActgtgctgggatcatgacctgagctgaaaccgagagtcagatgttttaactgactgagccacccatgcacccctgtcacagtagtttttaaatttagattgtCCTGCTCCTTTTCATCCAAACAGGGGATGAATCTCAGGATAAATTTGTTGACTGTAGAATGCcctcaaaaattagaaattaaggggcacctgggtggctcagtcattgggtgtctgccttcgacttgggtcatgatccgagggtcctgggatcgagccccgcatggcgggggctccctactcagtgaggagcctgcttctccctctcccactcttcctgcttgttgtgtcccctctcttgttgtatctctgtcaaataaataaataaaatcttctttaaaaattagaaattaagatACTGACTGATAGCAATActatatttcctttaaatttttatactgTTTGTAGCTGAGTGATTTTTGGATGTGGGGGGCATGGTAAGAGGACTTCAGTCTCACCTATTTTTCTGCTGCATCTAGATAATAAAAGGTCATTCAGAAGAAGCAGAGGTCAGAATCTTTGGCGACAAGGTGATGCAGGTGAAGGCCAAAACAGTGATAGATAATcttgttaaaaaacaagaaaattacagTTCAAAGCTCAGAACTGGTAAGTAATTTTTGCTTACTATATACAgccttataaaatttaaaaaattgcattcagTGTTATAAGGCATTATAGTTGAGGCTTCTCTTGACAGCAAAGCTTCAGATTGCCATCATTAAATCTTATCTGctagggacttttttttctttgaaatcccAGAATACTGTTTTCCTCAAATTAAGACACTTAATCTCTGTGGTTAAGCCTAGCAGTTTTACTTTTAGCCACAGATaggtgaaaacaaaaataacctttTAATACATTCACTCTTAATGGTAGAAGAAGGATTATTCTGACCTTCTGATTCTATGGTCTCTTCCTCTCTGGAACCTGACTGATTTTGGAAAAGTATCTAGTTATTTGGTATTTAAAGAATCTCtagggtgggcgcctgggtggctcagtgggttaagaatctctagggtacctggctggctcagtcagtataaCATGCGATTCTTGATCCtcgggtcacgagttcaagccctaggctgggtatagagtttacttaagaaaaatctcagattttgttaaaaacaaaacaaaaacaaaaattcagaccTGCTTGGACTAGAGAAAAAGCCATTATTGAGCCATTTCCAGAAGCAACGTGAAAGTAAAAAGAACTGCATCTTAAGGTTCAGAGGGCAGCGTTGCCTCATATAGTGTTTCTTGGGAAGGGAACTTTAGGAAAGCCTTTAAAACTCTTCATCTGTTAACCTGGGGGGACATCTGGCTCACAGGATTCTTATAAGCTTAACATGATTTATCAGCAAACACTAGGCTCTcctaattttccttctcttcaataaatgtattttcctcatttatccttATAATCTGGTATTATCCTCATAAATATCCTCATAAATATGGTAACTGACAAACCATGACTACTACTGTCATAGCATTGGAGTACTAAAacccacattttatattttaagcattattgtcttgtttttaaacaaaatagtaAAGTGGTTTGGGGGAATTTGTACAATTAGGATTTGTTTTGAAACTAATtcgataaaaatattttaacagatgtTGTTGCATTCCAACCTTCTGTTGGAAGAGATGTAAAGACAGATAGTAATGTTACAGAGAATCAGCCATTGATTGATTGGGATCAGATTCGAGAAGATGCTTtgaaatgggggagaaaaaaatgggaaggtTAGTGCTATATCCGAACATTTACATGTGGTATTGATGTATCACTTgagctgttgcttttttttttagcctcatgaggtttttattctctaaaatgtcttatttctagtaatgaaattaatacaaaaaatgataataaagtaTTAAGTGCTACAAATAGTCTCTAGGGcaagatttttttctgtgttgtctATGCCGTAATCTGTGCTCTAAgtgggaaattaaaatattatacttaACATTTTGTCTTATTTGAGGTAACTCACAGAAGGAGtttaataataaatggaaagaaaatggggcataaggggaaaatgaaggcGATAAACATGCCAACCATAAGTGGTTTAACATTGTTGCCTACGGTTGAATAAAAATTGATCCTGGAGTGTCCTGGTTGACAGCggcaaaataaaaagggaaaaccgtttaataaagaaagaaacatagtTCTTGAGATTTgggtttgttcatttgctttagTTTTAAATGAAAGTCTCACCTGGAATTATATACAGAGTGTTATGTTTCATGTTATAGGCACTAAATTTCAGGGTAAATTCAGGTAACAATTCTGGCTATCAGAGTGAGGCGGCAACACaacctttattaaaaatttaaaagctaatgGACTGATAGTGACCAATATTAACAATGACTAATTCAGGGGTTGGTCTATCTGCATGTTGTTACCAGTGCCACCTGGACAGGATATGTGGTGGGGAGATATGGAGTAGGGAGGCCAGAGAAAGGATTTAGATTCGGAGGAAGTTTGCAAGgcatataagaaaacaaaaagtagcctcagaaagtggaaaaagaaatactCTATTCCTACACAGAAATGGGACAgaccatcaaaagaaaagaaaaaaaaatcagtctactGTGTTTTAGAGAAGATGAATCAATTGGGATGATTGCCTTGTAAGCcatacttcctttcttttttttttttaactatgaaaaatgtttatttgttataaaaCAAGTAATTTCATCCCaacttaagaataataaaaattgtacCAATACATAcagctttctttttaatgatgggttttttaaaaattctttatctatttttttcttttatattaaacttaattattaaaattctttcttgggTAAAAAATGTGATCAAAAGGTAAACTAAAACAGATTTCAGAGACTAGCATAAGCCTGACTGGCAAAGAACAGATATCTAAAATTGTAAGGGtgaatttaataagtattttcgTTTGATTTCTGTTACTTTGAATACGTTTCAATGAAATGTAAATTCTGATAATTTGTTGAAGGTTTAACTTTAATCCTTGTCCCAGATCTACCGCCaattaagaaaaacttttatGTGGAGTCAGAAACAACAAGTTCAATGTCCCAGGTGCAAATAGACACTTGGAGGTGGGTGCTTTTATTGCCTTAAGTATTTGCATAGTTGCTACCCATTAGGGAAACCTTTAAAGTGATTACATTTGAAGGCTACACCTCTGGTGTTAACATGAACTGGATTGCATCCTACATGATATTTTAGAGCATTACTCTTCAATAAACCTTTCTGCAAAGATGGAAAAAGGGCTATATTTGTGTCTGATAGAGCAGTCATTATCTATATAGCTATTGAATACTTAAAATATGACTAGTATAATGGAGGAACTGAGTTttccatttgaaattttaaaagactcgTTTGGTTAGTGCCTGCTGTATTGGACAACACTTTTAGAGAATTATTTCTACAGCTGTTGAAAATGAGTTGATTCAATGCATTTCTTATTCTTCAGTACTTACTATCTGGAATTAAAGGTCCTgacagcaacattttttttttttctctcaaagtcTGTTGTAAAACTAAGTATGGTATAGCAGAAAGAAGAGTTATTCTAGCTCAGACTTTGGATAAGTAACTAATGATCACCTGTCAAAGGAGAATGATTGCCATTTAGCAGAATTGTTGAGGACaaggttccatacatatttttgtgtctGCAAAGTCTGATTTGAATCATGAAGTATGTGATTTTCAGGCTCTATTCCTATTTCCATGAAATTTCACTGGCCCcttcataaaatggaattttttccccttttttttaaaagattttatttatttgacagagcatgagtaggcagactggcaggcagagggagagggagaagtaggctctccactgagcagggagcccgacgtggtgctcgatctcaggacactgggatcatgacctgagctaaaggcagacgcttaacaactgagccactcaggcactcctttttcccctttctgttaaCTATTCTGATTAGAAAAAGATGTGttcacttctatttctttgtggttacATCTTACTGTAACTTTACAGTTGCAGTTGAATTTCTAGATACAATGAACTAATGCTGGCAAAAATTTCTGGCTTAGGGAATAAAGTGACTAAAGCCGCTaagatttgttctatttttccttaaaggaaagaaaattataatataatgtgTGATGACCTGAAAGAAGGTGAGAAGCGTCATATACCCAATCCTACCTGTAAGTTTGAGGATGCTTTTCAGTGTTTTCCTGAGGttatggaaaacattaaaaaggcaGGCTTTCAAAAGCCAACACCGATCCAGgtatgctttttttccctttctttctttaattccaaTATTTTGCTTACAGTTCCCCCTACCAAACAATATCTGAttaattgtttaaagatttttttttttttttgagagagagagagtacaagtatgggggtggggagggaggagggggaagccgacttcccattgagcaggaaacccactgtggggctccatcccaggaccctaggattatgaccagagcccaaTGTAGACCCTTCACGGAGCCATGCGGGCACCACAATATCTGATTATTAGATGTTAAATCAACAGGGAGTAACTATCCCTTCTGAGCATTCCCCTGAAGCCCCCCTGTACCACCAGTGCCtagcacttaaaaatgtttattgaaagaaGTTTGGGCCTAGGAGAGGAGGGGCATGTGACTAGAAgatgtacttttaattttaatggtgatctttcttttttagtcaCAGTCATGGCCGATAGTTCTACAGGGCATAGATCTTATAGGAGTAGCCCAAACTGGAACAGGGAAGACGTTGTCCTACCTAATGCCCGGATTTATACACTTGGACTCACAGCCTGTGTAAGAATTTCTGCAACGGGGTTCTCTTTATGGGGGGTTAGCAGATATGGATACCAAAAATGCAAGTTTCTTTTTGTCTGTTGCATTGGTCAAAAAGTAATGCCAAGCCTCAGGGAAATGCACTTGTACTGTGGTGGTGAGGGTATAAATTgtcaaaacatttttagaaagccATAGGTAGTCTTAATAGTGAAATACTAATGTTTAAATTATCATTTGCAATTGTGTGAGACAATGTTGACCATGCTAAATGAAAAGACTGGTATCTGAACCCTTGGGAGTTTTTTAGTGTGCTGTTCTtcaatatttttacatgttttgtaAATGTGTGTGACATCCATTGCTACAAATTCTGAAAGCACTGAACAAATATACTATGTACCTGAATCAGGTACTTTAACAGTTATTTTCTCTCCAAAGAATTAGAGGAGAAAGGAATGGACCAGGCATGTTAGTCCTTACACCTACCCGCGAGTTAGCACTTCAAGTAGAATCTGAATGTTCTAAGTATTCATACAAAGGCCTTAAAAGGTAAGTCATCTTTGTCCCTTCTTGCATCCGCATTTTAATAAATCCTAGTTTTATACATTCTCCCTATTATTTTTCACACATGTAGAGAATCTGAATGGCTTAGCATGGGTCAGGCATTGCCCCAGTCCAAATCAATGGTAGCCCGGGCAGTGAGGTCAAGTAACAGTGATGCAAATGTCGCTCTTGAGGACACATCCTTGTGGGCTGATGGGTATGGATGGTTTTAGAATGGGGCTAATACTACCCAGAAGGTATCTGATACTCTTTCTGACTTACATACTTTTTACTGTGTTATTTTATACCCAAAATGCTTTGGTTAGTTGGGATTTTGCTTTGTGATAGGACATTCCTTACCTGAacatgaacctttttttttttttttaagtgtttgtatATATGGCGGTGGAGATAGAAATGGACAAATACAAGATCTGAAAAAAGGAGTAGACATTATTATTGCAACTCCTGGAAGACTGAATGATCTACAAATGAATAACTTTGTTAACCTCAGAAGTATAACCTACTTGGTAATGATGGAGGGTTTGGGATACTGGGAGGAGGAACTGAActcttattaaattcttttttttttttttttaagattttatttatttatttatttgtcagagagattgagagcatgcacacaagcagaggcagagagagaagtgggctccctgccaagcaaggagcctgatgtgggacttgatcctaggacactggaatcatgtcctgagccaaaggcagtgacttgaccgaccgagccacccaggcatacccccaccttttttttttttttttttaagatttttaagtaatctctacaccaaatcTGGTGTTCaaacttacaatcctgagatcaagggaCACTAggtctactaactgagccagctgggtgcacAGAACTGAACTCTTATTAAAACAGTTCTTTAGAATGGTTGTCCATTTTATAATGGTTTCAAATCCTAGGGATAGTTTCCATTCCATCTAGTATATTAAAATAAGGATTTTGAgaattctattttagtttttttttaataaatgttggaGAATTTAGAGttgtataaaagaaaattaaaatccacgtggatttttttttttaagatttattttattttatttattttttttttttaaagattttatttatttatttgacagagagatcacaagtgggcggagagtcaggcagagagagagagagaagcaggctcccgctgagcaaagagcccgatgcggggctcgatcccaggacactgagatcatgacctgagccgaaggcagcggcttaatccactgagccacccaggcgcccctaagatttattttagagaacacaTGCACGTGGGGTGGGAGGGGATGGTGGGTGTGGCGCAGAggaagaggatctcaagcagactcctgcactgagcctagagcccattgtggggctcagtccccaaATTCCAAGGTCAGGCATCCCTCCATGTGGATATTTAAGACATTTACAGTTTTTCTTAGATCTAGAAACTGTTAGCCAACTTAAAGAATCAAGTCAGTCTATTACAACTGTAGATCACTTACTTTGTCGTGAAGAAACTAAAACAGTGGCTTAAGTAATAGGGGAAATGAGAGAACAGTTCCCTTACCATGGTATTCTGTTCATAAAGAGAGCATATTTCCCATATCTAAGGTAGCCGCTGTTGATTTTGATGCAGGTACTAGATGAGGCCGACAAGATGCTAGATATGGGATTTGAACCTCAGATAATGAAGATTTTATTAGATGTGCGCCCAGACAGGCAGACTATTATGACAAGGTAGGTGTATGCCTAACTGCTAGtctgtaaaatagaaattggTGGCCTGAACCCTATTCTTTTGGATTTCCACAGAGGATTTTAGAGCATTGTTTGAAGGTGTCTTGAGATCCTCAGGTAAAAGACTTGTCATCACTTAGGAATAGCAACTCAGTGTAACTGCGGAACAATGACTGGGTTTCCTAAGTTacagagagacttttttttttttttttggagcggacattttttttttaagattttatttatttatttgacagagaccacaggtaggcagagaggctggcagagagagagagagagggaagcaggctccctgctgagcagagagcccaatgtgggactcgatcctaggactctgagatcatgacctgagccgaaggcagcggcttaacccactgagccacccaggcgccccatggagcggacatttttaaaaaaagatttatttgacagaaaaagtgagagagcataagcagggggagcctcagagagtgagggagaagcaggctcccagggagcccgatgtggggctcaaatccaagactgggatcatgacctgagcggaaggcagatacttaactactgagccaccaggcgccccacagagATTTCTATAAAAACCTAAGAGGGGGGGCCTCTCCTTGGAGAGGAGATTTTATATCATAGTGGTGGTCTCAAATTTGAATGATCACCTGTCCTTAGAGATAAACCTTTGATTTCCCAGTAACTTTTTTGCGCAATATAAAACTGAGAAACAATGATTGTCATTTAAACACAGACTGATCTATAGACTATTATCTCCTGGGCTTATATGACCTATGTGCcattaacataaaaaagaatagtatataattcgaaaatacattaaattttctcacttgttttctttttaataccacCCTCATTTGTTTTTTGCTAATATTCCCATTATTGTAATTACTGTGAAAGTACAAAAGATGATTGCTTTCATAATATATGGATGAAGAAACATTTGAAGTTATATGTCCTTTCATCAGTACACTTCATATGCCTTTATTTTGCATATGCATTTGGTTTTTTGCCTGTTGACAATGAATGCTAACAAAATACtaggggttttttttctgtttttctttaatgaagGCCAAGAAAAAACTAATCTATGAATTCATTTTAGATTATTAGAATTTAGGTTAGAAATTAAGGTGTAGGTCTCCTTTACCTTATAAACCTTATTTAAAGGTTTCATGTAGTAGCTTAGTTACAGTTGAGCTATTCTTTGTGAACTATACATTGTCTGTAAAGTCTCCCTTATTTAAAAGTACTCAGGGTGTCTTTCATGAGTAATCTGGCTCATAGCATCCTTGGAAAA is from Mustela erminea isolate mMusErm1 chromosome 4, mMusErm1.Pri, whole genome shotgun sequence and encodes:
- the DDX43 gene encoding probable ATP-dependent RNA helicase DDX43 isoform X1, whose product is MSRQEGGANASSWVVASRRSSAVFRAPERRPAEDPSPRGSEARRGGRGGGLKNSGLQQPVTAGLREPPLCFGLKNVWVGAVIGRGGSKIKDIQSTTNTKIQIIKGHSEEAEVRIFGDKVMQVKAKTVIDNLVKKQENYSSKLRTDVVAFQPSVGRDVKTDSNVTENQPLIDWDQIREDALKWGRKKWEDLPPIKKNFYVESETTSSMSQVQIDTWRKENYNIMCDDLKEGEKRHIPNPTCKFEDAFQCFPEVMENIKKAGFQKPTPIQSQSWPIVLQGIDLIGVAQTGTGKTLSYLMPGFIHLDSQPVIRGERNGPGMLVLTPTRELALQVESECSKYSYKGLKSVCIYGGGDRNGQIQDLKKGVDIIIATPGRLNDLQMNNFVNLRSITYLVLDEADKMLDMGFEPQIMKILLDVRPDRQTIMTSATWPYAVRRLAQSYLKEPMIVYVGTLDLVAVSTVKQNIIVTTEEEKRSHIQTFLESMSPKDKVIVFVSRKAVADHLSSDLILRQVSVESLHGNREQSDRERALENFKTGKVRILIATDLASRGLDVLDITHVYNYDFPRNIEEYVHRVGRTGRAGRTGISITLLTRNDWRVAGELINILERAQQSIPEDLVAMAKRYEANKLKKEMEKKMGKPQGKPQKFYY